AAAGAGGTTCACAAGAGTGCCAGTGAGGATAGTTCCCAACGGGATCAACATCGAAAGGTTTGATATTCCCGTGAGCAAAGAGGAGGCCAAAGAGCTCCTGAACCTTGATGGGAAAGTCGTCCTCTACGTCGGGCGTCTTGAGCCCAGAAAGGGAGTGGGGACTCTCATATCGGCCATGAAAGACGTAGATGGAACCCTTTTGGTTGCAGGTTCAGGGAGCATGCTGCCCGTTCTCCGCAACAAGGCAAAGCTCCTTGGAATCTCCAACAGGGTGAAGTTCCTCGGCACGGTCAGCTATTCGATACTCCCCCTATACTACCGCGCGAGTGATGTTTTTGTTCTCCCGAGCCTGAGCGAGGCCTTTGGAATAGTCCTTCTTGAGGCGATGGCAAGCGGGACGCCCGTAGTAGGAACAAAAGTAGGCGGTATCCCTGAGATTGTTGACGGCTGCGGTATGTTAGTCCCCCCTGGAAACGCCCGGGCGCTCAGCAGTGCCATCAACGAAATATTAAACAACCAGAACCTGGAGAGAAAACTCGGAAAACTCGGAAAGCGCAGGGTGGAAAGGGTTTACGACTGGAGCGTCGTTGTGAAGTCCGTTGAGAGGGTTTACCGGGAGTCCCTGGAGGAGGCGGAAAAGGATGGGTCAAGTTATCCTCACGTTTGATGTCGAGCAGGACTGTCCGCCGTTTGCTTCGTCCACCAGAGGGATGGAAGAAGGCCTGCCTCTGGTCATGGACCTCCTGGAGGACAGCGGAATCAAAGGGACGTTTCTATTTACTGGAAGAATGGCAGAAAAGTTCCCCGAACTCGCCAGAAGAGCAGCCAAAAAACATGAACTCGGGTGCCATGGACTTGAACATGAAAGGTTTGACAGACTCCCCGGGGAAGAGGTTAGACGCCGGCTTTCTGAAGCGAGAGAGATCCTCTCCCGGTTTGGAAAAGTCGTTTCCTTCAGAGCGCCCAACTTCCAGTTTCCAGATGACCACTATCCAATACTTAAAGAGCTCGGATTTTTAGTTGATTCAACGAAGGCAAAGCACAAGGGCTGGCGAAGAGGAGTCACAGAGATTTCGGGCCTGCTCGAAGTCCCAGCAACTACGACGTCCATAGTTACCCGCCTTCCGTGGACACTGCAAAAGCCCTTCCACAAACGCTTCGAAGACCCAATCGTTTACATATTCCATCCGTGGGAATTCGTGAGAATGAGCAAGAGGCTCAGGCCGGACTGCTGGTTTGGGACTGGCAAAAGTGCCCTTGAAAACCTCCGCAGGCTGATAGAATTCCACATTTCAAGGGACGCCGAGTTTCTTACCCTTAGGGAATTCTACCACGAATACCAAAAGCTTAAACGTGAAGGGGAACTATGATAACTGGGTGAGAACATGCGCGAGGCGATGTGGTGGGAGCCGCTCGAAAACAACCGCGTGAGGTGCAGGCTCTGTCCCCTCAACTGCATCATAGACGATGGTAAGCGGGGCTCCTGTAAGGTTAGGAAGAACATAGGCGGAAG
This sequence is a window from Thermococcus kodakarensis KOD1. Protein-coding genes within it:
- a CDS encoding glycosyltransferase family 4 protein, which produces METLKIALVSDWYYPKLGGVAVHMHDLALYLRERGHEVDIITNNRKTGKEDELRELGIGLVKVPGKIFPSASLNVSAFAKGYGLLEPLVRGYEVVHGHHAFTPLSLKAAMAARKLGKGSVVTTHSINYENSFTIRTMSRASYPYYRYHLTYPHRIIAVSKASREFIKRFTRVPVRIVPNGINIERFDIPVSKEEAKELLNLDGKVVLYVGRLEPRKGVGTLISAMKDVDGTLLVAGSGSMLPVLRNKAKLLGISNRVKFLGTVSYSILPLYYRASDVFVLPSLSEAFGIVLLEAMASGTPVVGTKVGGIPEIVDGCGMLVPPGNARALSSAINEILNNQNLERKLGKLGKRRVERVYDWSVVVKSVERVYRESLEEAEKDGSSYPHV
- a CDS encoding polysaccharide deacetylase family protein, whose product is MGQVILTFDVEQDCPPFASSTRGMEEGLPLVMDLLEDSGIKGTFLFTGRMAEKFPELARRAAKKHELGCHGLEHERFDRLPGEEVRRRLSEAREILSRFGKVVSFRAPNFQFPDDHYPILKELGFLVDSTKAKHKGWRRGVTEISGLLEVPATTTSIVTRLPWTLQKPFHKRFEDPIVYIFHPWEFVRMSKRLRPDCWFGTGKSALENLRRLIEFHISRDAEFLTLREFYHEYQKLKREGEL